A stretch of DNA from Aerosakkonema funiforme FACHB-1375:
GGATTTGAAGTCAAGCAAATTCGTGTTGTGAGACGGGCTTCTGGTTACTATGCCATGCTTACCTTGCAATGCGATATTGATGCACCTCAGTCCTCAGCATCAGGGCATGGAATAGGGATTGGTTTAGGTTTGGAACACTTTTTGGCAACGTCTGATGGCGAGTTGATTGATAGACCTGGATTCTTTGTGGATGGGCAACGCAAGCTGAAATTGCTGCAACGCCAACTAAAGCGCAAGAAAAAGGGTTCTAGAAAGTTTCGTCAACTGCATCATCAAATAGCTAAGCACCACGAATACATCTCGAATAGTCGCAAAGACTTTCACTTCAAGACAGCTCATCATTTATGCGACCAAGCGCAAATCGTCTTTGCTGAGGATTTGAATCTCAAATCCATGTCAGCGGGAATGCTTTGCAAGCATACGCTAGACGCTGGGTTTGGGCAATTTCTCAGCATCCTAAACCATGTTTGCTTCAAGCGTGGTGTGTATTTTGCCAAAGTAGACGCAAACGGAACAAGTCAGACCTGCCCTAGATGTCAAACCCATACGGGCAAAAAGCCGTTATCTGAGCGAGTCCATAATTGCCCTGAGTGCGGCTATGAAACGAATCGAGATGTGGCAGCAGCGCAAGTCGTTTTGCAACGTGGCTATACAGCGGTGGGGCACATCGCGGTGAATTTTGGGGAGGGCAAGTAGCATGAGCTATCCCATTGAACCAAGAATACCCTCGGCTTCAGGCAGGGGAGTTGTCAATGAAATCCCATTTGTAGTTTCGCCAGCATGGCTATCGGAACACTTCAACGACGCCCAGGTAGTTATCGTTGATTGTCGTTTTTCTCTGGGAGATCCGGAATTGGGACGCCAACAGTATAAAACAAGTCACATTCCGGGGGCGCACTATCTTGACCTCAATCGCGACCTTTCTTCGTC
This window harbors:
- a CDS encoding RNA-guided endonuclease InsQ/TnpB family protein, whose protein sequence is MLNLTYEYKLIPTNAQRETFDHCVEICRKVYNYGLRERKDWVNSRKCDLNSCSIKQEYIIPADAPRPTFARQCKTLTEAKKAIPELKLAHTHVLQQVLRQLEAAFVAMWERGHGFPRFKKRMRSFVFPQLNLESVKRFDGADWVNLPKIGLVKMHLSRPIPEGFEVKQIRVVRRASGYYAMLTLQCDIDAPQSSASGHGIGIGLGLEHFLATSDGELIDRPGFFVDGQRKLKLLQRQLKRKKKGSRKFRQLHHQIAKHHEYISNSRKDFHFKTAHHLCDQAQIVFAEDLNLKSMSAGMLCKHTLDAGFGQFLSILNHVCFKRGVYFAKVDANGTSQTCPRCQTHTGKKPLSERVHNCPECGYETNRDVAAAQVVLQRGYTAVGHIAVNFGEGK